In Segatella copri, the DNA window ATATACTCCATACCATTGAAGCATATCGTCACGGCAGCACACTACAACGGCAAGATACAGAGAAATCCGTTTGCCATGTACCACGTTGACCCAGACCACAAGGAGCGTGAGTTCTTGACAGAGGAAGAATTGGACATATTTGCAGGAATAGAGTTGGAAAATCCCAACTTTGCTTTTGCGAGAGACTTGTTTATGTTTGGTTGTTGGACAGGTATCTCTTTCGTTGACATCAAGAATCTTACAGAGGACAATGTTGCCATTATAAGTGGGTCTCCATGGATAGTTTCTCAGCGTCAAAAGACAGGCGTACCATTCAAAATTAAACTGATAGATGCAGCCATACAGATAATTGAACGTTACAAGCCATTGAGAAAAGATATGCACTTGTTTAATATTGGCTCACTTGACATGGTAAACAAGCGTATAAAGAAAGTGGCAAAAATGTGTGGCATCAAGAAGCGAATTTCATTTCATGTCTCCCGGCATTCGTTCGCAGTTTTGGCTTTAAACTACGGTATGCCGATAGAGAGTGTAAGCAAGATACTGGGACATACGGACATCGCCACAACACAAATTTACGCAAAGGTGACAAGTACTAAATTGGAGCATGACATATCAGCTTTTGAAAGTCGAATCAAGGGGCATATGCCGACAATGGGGGGAATGGCATGAAAAGGACTGTAAT includes these proteins:
- a CDS encoding site-specific integrase, coding for MRSTFKTVFYVNGSKERNGIVPIMGRVTINGTIAQFSCKLSVTKAIWDAKGNRAKGRSKEANEVNFALDNIKAQIAKHYQRLSDREAFVTAEMVRNAYQGIGTEYETLLRAFDKENAAFAQRVGKDRAVRTYRKYLTVRKYVAEFIKFQYKRSDMSMNELTEEFIRDFCLYLKNVIGLTQSTIWIYSIPLKHIVTAAHYNGKIQRNPFAMYHVDPDHKEREFLTEEELDIFAGIELENPNFAFARDLFMFGCWTGISFVDIKNLTEDNVAIISGSPWIVSQRQKTGVPFKIKLIDAAIQIIERYKPLRKDMHLFNIGSLDMVNKRIKKVAKMCGIKKRISFHVSRHSFAVLALNYGMPIESVSKILGHTDIATTQIYAKVTSTKLEHDISAFESRIKGHMPTMGGMA